In Erythrobacter sp. F6033, a single genomic region encodes these proteins:
- a CDS encoding tetratricopeptide repeat protein — translation MTLTALAIALAASNPAADTSAAQTDATTQPEELGAASLAKGESGQAIRALEPQLKSNPSDPALLINLGIAFAQAGEEAKARAMFKAAMSSHKQLELETADGNSTDSRRLARKAIAMLDRGEFRPANRLVMRD, via the coding sequence ATGACACTCACAGCACTTGCGATTGCGCTGGCGGCATCAAATCCGGCTGCAGATACAAGCGCCGCACAAACTGATGCGACCACTCAACCTGAAGAACTTGGAGCTGCGAGCCTCGCCAAAGGTGAAAGCGGGCAAGCGATCCGCGCGCTTGAGCCTCAGTTGAAATCCAACCCGAGCGATCCGGCGCTTTTGATCAATCTCGGCATCGCGTTTGCGCAAGCTGGCGAAGAAGCCAAAGCTCGCGCGATGTTTAAAGCGGCGATGTCGAGCCATAAGCAGCTTGAGCTTGAAACCGCTGACGGCAATTCAACAGATTCCCGCCGATTGGCTCGCAAGGCGATCGCCATGCTTGATCGCGGGGAATTTCGCCCTGCGAACCGTCTGGTAATGCGCGACTGA
- a CDS encoding lytic transglycosylase domain-containing protein, translated as MEIDSTGARWVAGGVPAAAPATLQITSAQRATIETAIPNGAAANPQHTALGVPARYAAKIQELAARYDLSPSLLEALVWQESRWRENAVSPAGARGLAQLMPGTARYLGVDPDNPEANLEGGARYLREQLNTFDGDLEKALAAYNAGPGRVIRAGGIPNIRETQHYVAAIMGRLANHSRPTTR; from the coding sequence ATGGAAATCGACAGCACAGGCGCACGCTGGGTGGCTGGCGGTGTTCCTGCCGCTGCTCCTGCCACCCTTCAAATTACTAGTGCTCAGCGAGCGACGATCGAGACCGCCATCCCTAATGGAGCCGCTGCAAATCCGCAGCACACCGCGCTTGGCGTGCCTGCCCGCTACGCAGCGAAAATTCAGGAACTTGCGGCTCGTTATGATCTCAGCCCATCACTGCTCGAGGCGCTTGTCTGGCAGGAAAGCCGCTGGCGTGAGAACGCGGTTTCTCCCGCTGGAGCCCGCGGGCTGGCGCAATTGATGCCGGGCACTGCGCGTTACCTTGGCGTCGACCCTGACAATCCCGAAGCCAATCTTGAAGGCGGCGCGCGCTATCTGCGAGAGCAACTCAACACGTTCGATGGCGATCTGGAGAAGGCGCTGGCGGCTTATAATGCGGGCCCGGGCCGGGTAATCCGGGCGGGCGGCATACCGAACATTCGCGAGACACAGCATTATGTCGCGGCGATTATGGGGCGTTTGGCGAACCATTCGCGACCTACGACGCGATAA
- a CDS encoding TrbC/VirB2 family protein: protein MTSLFRMPARFAAFLTVFLMPAVASAQGADPQGAGPINNALLWLQGTLLGTVATTVAVMAVAAIGFMMLTGRMNWRFGATVIIGVFILFGATTIVAGIQSAV from the coding sequence ATGACTTCGCTCTTTCGAATGCCAGCTCGATTTGCTGCTTTTCTTACCGTGTTCTTGATGCCCGCTGTGGCGTCGGCTCAGGGTGCTGATCCGCAAGGCGCAGGGCCGATCAACAACGCGCTGCTTTGGCTTCAAGGCACGTTGCTGGGCACTGTTGCGACGACTGTTGCTGTTATGGCCGTCGCTGCCATCGGCTTTATGATGCTGACTGGCCGGATGAACTGGCGCTTTGGTGCGACAGTGATCATTGGCGTCTTCATCCTATTTGGCGCGACAACCATTGTCGCTGGCATTCAATCGGCGGTTTAG
- a CDS encoding VirB3 family type IV secretion system protein, whose protein sequence is MSDLVRNPVHRALTRPQMFMGVTMNFFIINLMVTTIAFLILKNLLITNGLLLIAFLVVPFVMHTIGYFASLREPRIFDLWITKVSKCPRIPNYKRWGCNSYTP, encoded by the coding sequence ATGAGCGATCTCGTTCGAAATCCGGTGCACCGTGCTCTGACCCGACCTCAGATGTTCATGGGCGTGACGATGAATTTCTTCATCATCAATCTGATGGTGACGACGATCGCGTTTCTTATTCTCAAAAATCTGCTCATCACAAACGGGCTATTGCTGATCGCATTCTTGGTGGTGCCTTTCGTAATGCATACGATTGGCTATTTTGCTTCACTGCGTGAACCGCGCATTTTCGACCTTTGGATCACCAAGGTTTCCAAATGCCCGCGCATCCCGAATTACAAGCGTTGGGGCTGCAACAGCTATACCCCCTGA
- a CDS encoding VirB4 family type IV secretion/conjugal transfer ATPase translates to MVKWIGAAAWSAKEAPAGDRLPYERLIDESTVLLRDGSVMTAIQVPGLLFETEDSDALNAHAVTREVMLRSTLDARFVMYHHVIRRRVEVELDAEFPDPLSRHIDARWKERLAGGSLFINDQFVTLIRRPARGKTGLPERFAKFWSRRGQEALEADYKDLRSLKAAATGLVASLSSYGASVLGDYSAPGGGTNSEMLELLSAIYNGEMRPVRRPHEDTDIGQMLPYRRVSFGLDAMELRGSGNPDFSAILGLKDYPEATSPGLLDNLLRLPYEMIVTESYAPNERTTARERIDLALRRSRSVDEEAAAERSDMMAARDALSNGGVGFGDHHLTVLVRESTLDRLDDATAACGAALADTGAIAVREDTNLEPSFWAQFPGNEEYIVRRALISSANMAGFGSFHGFALGQADGNHWGDAVTLLETTSATPFFFNFHHGDLGNFSVIGPSGSGKTVVMNFLAAQAQKFKPRTILFDKDRGAELFIRGIGGRYDRINPGEPTGFNPLSLPDTPSNKAFLRDWLGVLLEANGPEEFATISAAVDAAYQNAPGLRRLRHFKELLAGSRRPEPGDLADRLAAWIGEATGDGGEHAWLFDNDRDLLDLDQRVLGFDMTQLLENPRLRTPVMMYLFHRIDERLDGQPTMILIDEGWKALDDEVFAARIRDWLKTLRKRNALVGFATQSAKDALESRISTALVEQTATMIFMPNSRARPEDYCDGFGLTDHEFALIRSLPAHSRCFLVRQPDASVVVRLDLSGAPEVLTILSGREASVRRLDLLREAVGDDPAQWYPSLTNRAWPDGSTEVDEQGQPIWQAAE, encoded by the coding sequence ATGGTAAAATGGATCGGAGCGGCTGCATGGAGCGCGAAAGAAGCGCCCGCTGGCGATCGCCTGCCATACGAGCGTCTGATCGACGAAAGCACGGTGTTGCTCCGCGATGGTTCAGTGATGACCGCCATTCAGGTACCCGGTCTACTTTTTGAAACCGAGGATTCCGACGCGCTGAATGCCCATGCGGTGACGCGTGAGGTTATGCTGCGCTCGACGCTCGATGCGCGTTTCGTGATGTATCACCACGTGATCCGCCGCCGCGTGGAAGTTGAGCTGGATGCAGAGTTCCCTGACCCCCTTTCTCGCCACATTGACGCGCGCTGGAAAGAGCGGCTTGCTGGCGGATCCCTGTTCATCAATGACCAGTTTGTCACTCTGATCCGCCGCCCAGCGCGCGGCAAAACTGGCCTGCCCGAAAGGTTCGCCAAGTTCTGGAGCCGCCGGGGACAAGAAGCGCTTGAAGCGGATTACAAGGATCTGCGCAGCTTGAAAGCGGCGGCGACGGGCCTCGTGGCTTCGCTATCGTCTTATGGCGCGAGTGTTCTGGGCGATTATTCGGCACCCGGAGGCGGGACCAATTCGGAAATGCTCGAATTGCTCTCTGCCATCTATAACGGCGAGATGCGTCCAGTGCGACGTCCGCATGAAGACACCGACATCGGGCAAATGCTGCCCTATCGCCGCGTCAGTTTTGGTCTTGATGCGATGGAACTGCGCGGTAGCGGCAATCCTGATTTCTCGGCGATACTTGGCCTGAAAGACTATCCCGAGGCGACATCGCCTGGTCTGCTCGATAATCTGTTGCGCCTTCCATACGAGATGATCGTGACGGAGAGCTACGCGCCAAACGAGCGCACAACAGCCCGCGAGCGCATTGATCTCGCACTGCGACGTTCGCGTTCGGTTGATGAGGAGGCAGCAGCCGAACGATCAGACATGATGGCGGCGCGTGATGCACTGAGCAATGGCGGCGTCGGTTTTGGCGATCATCACCTGACTGTGTTGGTGCGCGAAAGCACGCTTGATCGGCTTGATGATGCCACGGCCGCTTGCGGGGCGGCTCTTGCTGATACTGGCGCGATCGCGGTGCGTGAAGACACCAATCTGGAGCCGTCTTTCTGGGCGCAATTCCCGGGCAATGAGGAATACATTGTGCGACGCGCGCTCATTTCCTCTGCCAATATGGCGGGTTTCGGCAGCTTCCACGGCTTTGCTCTGGGACAAGCTGACGGCAACCATTGGGGCGATGCTGTCACATTGCTCGAAACGACCAGCGCCACGCCGTTCTTCTTCAACTTCCACCACGGTGATCTTGGCAATTTCTCGGTCATCGGTCCGTCGGGCTCGGGTAAGACGGTGGTGATGAATTTCCTTGCGGCGCAGGCGCAGAAATTCAAACCGCGCACGATCCTGTTCGACAAGGATCGCGGGGCGGAGCTGTTTATTCGCGGGATTGGTGGCCGGTATGACCGGATCAATCCGGGCGAACCGACCGGCTTCAACCCGCTCTCGCTGCCCGATACGCCTTCGAACAAGGCATTCCTGCGCGATTGGCTCGGTGTGCTGCTGGAAGCAAACGGGCCAGAGGAATTTGCGACGATCAGCGCGGCTGTGGATGCCGCGTATCAAAACGCGCCAGGTTTGCGACGTCTCCGCCATTTCAAGGAATTGCTTGCCGGGTCGCGCAGGCCGGAGCCGGGTGATCTCGCAGACCGACTGGCTGCGTGGATCGGCGAAGCTACTGGTGACGGCGGCGAACACGCCTGGTTGTTCGACAACGATCGCGACCTGCTTGACCTCGATCAGCGTGTGCTCGGTTTTGACATGACGCAGCTGCTCGAAAACCCGCGGCTGCGCACGCCAGTCATGATGTATTTGTTCCACCGGATTGACGAACGGTTGGACGGTCAGCCAACCATGATCTTGATCGATGAAGGTTGGAAAGCTCTCGACGATGAAGTGTTCGCCGCGCGTATTCGCGACTGGCTCAAGACACTTCGGAAGCGCAACGCGCTGGTCGGGTTCGCAACGCAGTCTGCCAAGGATGCACTGGAAAGCCGCATTTCGACTGCCTTGGTCGAGCAGACAGCGACGATGATATTCATGCCAAACAGCCGCGCCCGGCCCGAAGATTATTGCGATGGGTTCGGCCTGACCGATCACGAATTTGCGCTGATCCGCTCTCTGCCGGCGCACAGCCGCTGTTTTCTGGTACGCCAGCCCGATGCCAGCGTTGTCGTGCGTCTCGACCTGTCGGGTGCACCAGAGGTTCTGACGATCCTGTCTGGCCGCGAAGCGTCTGTGCGGCGCCTTGATTTGCTCCGTGAAGCGGTCGGTGATGACCCTGCACAGTGGTATCCATCGCTGACCAACCGGGCATGGCCTGACGGTTCGACAGAGGTTGACGAGCAAGGCCAGCCAATCTGGCAGGCAGCCGAATGA
- a CDS encoding type IV secretion system protein, with amino-acid sequence MTTTCDLAAEGMGTGVSAALTAVDCIASEVSEQAFSRIFGADGEFALALTLILVLYVAFFAISLMLGRSNLSIRSLVPKMLTLGLVLSVATSFAAFSAIFYNLFVGGPDEIASVITGSDGSATATFAQKLDIVFLAVQQASGDTTDISAFSPEGMMWIGAMLLLLGTVGLLVTARIGLALLLAVGPIFVVLALFNGTRGLFTGWLKGVTMLALAPLFAVLGGSIMLEMAVPILAALVAVPGQIDQQAAMAFFLVGAVHIALMFIVLKVATTMVSGWQVFGLVPSKENASAQEVARPAPAAAPVLAGQARAAPVATSTASAQRRMDVAPQTTYVAAANDSGPGGSTTIRETKVYATTSGGGQTAPLNPSSSRTRGIGNRFRSAGTGKAFSKPESTS; translated from the coding sequence ATGACGACGACTTGCGATCTTGCTGCCGAGGGAATGGGCACTGGCGTTTCCGCCGCTCTAACGGCGGTGGATTGCATTGCATCTGAAGTCAGCGAACAGGCGTTTTCGCGCATATTTGGGGCAGACGGTGAATTCGCCCTGGCTCTAACCCTCATACTCGTTCTCTACGTCGCGTTTTTCGCGATCAGTTTGATGCTCGGTCGCAGCAATCTGTCGATACGCTCTCTTGTGCCAAAGATGCTGACGCTCGGCCTTGTCCTTAGCGTCGCGACCAGCTTCGCCGCGTTTTCTGCGATCTTTTATAATCTGTTCGTCGGCGGTCCAGATGAAATCGCGAGTGTAATTACAGGTTCAGACGGGTCGGCTACGGCCACATTCGCGCAGAAGCTCGACATTGTGTTTCTGGCCGTTCAGCAGGCCAGCGGCGACACGACCGATATCAGCGCATTTTCGCCAGAAGGCATGATGTGGATCGGGGCGATGCTCTTGCTCTTGGGTACTGTCGGATTGCTGGTAACGGCGCGCATCGGGCTGGCACTACTGCTCGCTGTCGGGCCGATCTTTGTTGTTCTCGCGCTGTTCAATGGCACGCGGGGCCTGTTCACTGGTTGGCTCAAAGGCGTGACAATGCTCGCGCTCGCGCCGCTCTTCGCAGTCCTCGGTGGATCAATCATGCTCGAAATGGCGGTGCCAATCCTTGCGGCTTTGGTCGCGGTTCCCGGACAGATTGATCAGCAGGCGGCGATGGCGTTCTTCCTTGTGGGCGCAGTGCATATTGCGTTGATGTTCATTGTCCTAAAGGTCGCCACCACGATGGTATCTGGTTGGCAAGTCTTTGGCCTTGTCCCGTCAAAGGAAAACGCTTCCGCGCAGGAGGTGGCACGACCAGCGCCAGCGGCCGCTCCTGTGCTCGCAGGACAGGCGCGCGCTGCGCCCGTTGCCACTTCTACCGCTTCCGCGCAGCGCCGCATGGATGTGGCGCCGCAAACGACCTACGTGGCCGCTGCCAATGATAGCGGCCCAGGCGGATCGACCACTATTCGCGAGACGAAGGTCTACGCCACCACTTCCGGAGGCGGCCAAACCGCTCCGCTCAATCCATCAAGCTCGCGCACGCGCGGCATTGGCAACCGTTTCCGCTCGGCAGGGACCGGAAAAGCCTTCTCAAAACCGGAGAGCACTTCATGA
- a CDS encoding TrbG/VirB9 family P-type conjugative transfer protein: MIRVDTVRLSLCAVALAFAAPAFAQSDARLQTRVYDETAVFTIPGKVKVQTTIQFRSDEAIENVAIGDSQAWQVQPNKAQSLLFVKPLQPNAKTNMTVVTSLRTYLFDLVASPRNNPLYVMKFSYPKAEKAEEEARLAAVEAKEREQATAVELAAANDPYAVADPELLNFEWESEGDRDLFPARAYDNGDAVFLTWPVGTPIPAILVTNYDGEEGPVNFTVRGDTVVLDTVPAKIILRSGEDTAILTNNGPVPSQSRSAAAYEKRNRGS; encoded by the coding sequence ATGATCCGCGTCGACACCGTTCGGCTTTCACTCTGCGCCGTGGCTTTGGCCTTCGCCGCACCGGCTTTTGCCCAGAGCGATGCGCGCTTACAGACACGCGTCTACGATGAAACCGCTGTCTTCACGATCCCGGGCAAGGTCAAAGTTCAAACCACAATCCAGTTTCGCAGCGACGAAGCGATCGAGAATGTTGCGATTGGCGACAGTCAGGCTTGGCAAGTGCAGCCAAACAAAGCGCAATCGCTGCTATTCGTGAAGCCGCTTCAGCCCAATGCAAAAACCAATATGACGGTTGTGACCTCCCTGCGGACGTATCTGTTCGATTTGGTTGCCAGCCCCCGCAACAACCCGCTTTACGTGATGAAATTCAGCTATCCGAAGGCGGAAAAAGCCGAGGAAGAAGCGAGACTGGCTGCGGTGGAAGCGAAAGAGCGCGAACAGGCGACAGCGGTCGAATTGGCCGCCGCCAATGATCCTTACGCTGTGGCCGATCCGGAATTGCTGAATTTCGAATGGGAGAGCGAGGGCGACCGAGACCTGTTCCCGGCGCGCGCATATGACAACGGCGATGCGGTGTTTCTGACATGGCCGGTTGGGACACCGATCCCGGCGATCCTCGTGACCAATTACGATGGCGAAGAAGGGCCGGTTAATTTCACCGTTCGCGGCGACACGGTGGTGCTTGATACGGTCCCGGCGAAAATCATTTTGCGATCCGGTGAGGATACGGCGATCCTGACCAACAATGGTCCGGTGCCATCTCAGTCGCGCAGCGCGGCAGCCTATGAAAAAAGGAACCGCGGATCATGA
- a CDS encoding TrbI/VirB10 family protein — MRLAMRLPGKKGEGDTPAEGDPRDSESAEIIDLASRNGFPAVIDRKAKSEGLGLAAGVAIVGLLGAVTFWAMNAAQQTGDQQAVGNPNVAAPAQVAAAPVAPAPVNAPQEVQPAAAPTPTPILSNNPNASRVPVTNPYASPTMVFDASTGTQGNRLVEAPATPVASATSTGDTGALGSAAAFASRVGGVGGGPAQARPMTNPSTTVTEGTLIPAILETAINTDVPGYVRAVVSQDVLSFDGRNVLVPRSSRLIGQYQSGVQQGQKRAYVIWTRLIRPDGVSVNIASPAVGFDGTTGLAGDVDSKFFQRFGSALLLSLVDGLGAIASGGTSVILGGGQSAASTALQQDGQIGPTIRVSPGEPIRVFAARDLDFSTVQ, encoded by the coding sequence ATGCGTCTTGCAATGCGACTTCCGGGAAAAAAGGGCGAGGGAGATACCCCGGCTGAGGGCGATCCGCGTGACAGCGAGTCTGCGGAAATCATCGACCTTGCGAGCCGCAATGGTTTTCCTGCCGTTATTGACCGCAAAGCGAAATCAGAAGGTCTCGGACTTGCTGCTGGCGTTGCGATTGTCGGCTTGCTCGGAGCGGTAACATTTTGGGCCATGAATGCTGCGCAGCAAACGGGTGACCAGCAAGCGGTCGGCAATCCGAATGTTGCGGCGCCCGCTCAGGTCGCTGCAGCACCCGTTGCGCCTGCGCCCGTTAATGCGCCTCAAGAGGTACAGCCCGCCGCTGCGCCAACGCCGACTCCGATCCTGTCCAACAACCCCAACGCATCTCGGGTCCCGGTGACCAATCCCTATGCCAGCCCGACAATGGTGTTCGATGCCAGCACGGGAACGCAGGGCAACCGACTGGTTGAAGCGCCTGCAACCCCCGTCGCCAGCGCGACCAGCACTGGTGACACAGGTGCGCTTGGCAGTGCAGCTGCCTTTGCCAGCCGCGTGGGCGGTGTAGGGGGCGGTCCGGCTCAGGCCCGGCCCATGACCAACCCTTCGACGACCGTAACCGAGGGGACTCTGATCCCGGCGATCCTTGAGACTGCGATCAACACCGATGTGCCGGGCTATGTTCGCGCTGTGGTGAGCCAGGATGTGCTCAGCTTTGATGGGAGAAACGTACTCGTCCCGCGTTCTTCGCGTTTGATTGGCCAGTACCAGTCGGGCGTGCAGCAGGGCCAGAAACGCGCTTATGTGATCTGGACCCGCTTGATCCGACCCGATGGCGTATCGGTCAACATTGCATCGCCTGCGGTCGGGTTTGATGGCACAACCGGGCTCGCTGGAGATGTCGATAGCAAGTTCTTCCAGCGCTTCGGTTCGGCTCTGCTTCTTTCGTTGGTTGATGGACTTGGCGCAATCGCGTCCGGCGGGACCAGCGTGATCCTTGGCGGTGGTCAGAGCGCGGCCAGCACCGCGCTTCAACAGGATGGCCAGATCGGGCCAACCATCCGCGTCAGCCCCGGCGAACCCATCCGCGTCTTTGCCGCGCGCGATCTCGACTTCAGCACAGTTCAGTGA
- the virB11 gene encoding P-type DNA transfer ATPase VirB11, with protein sequence MSADIHPFETSSDTSSSADSDQVDSLIAMGERSVYLDAYLEPFKRWLDRDTVTEIMVNRPGEVWIEDASDPGMKRIETPEIDDRLVQRLAEQVARVSHQGINREHPLLGATLPDGARIQFCGPPASRKHWIMAIRRHRRLDLPLDAYDSGPLSSEAEVSMPDPQMEPIAYLRKAIRARKTVLISGGTSTGKTTFLNAMLGEIPQEERVVLVEDTPELRFPGENSVGLVAVKGELGEAKVTANELLQAALRLRPDRIVLGELRGAESVSFLRAINTGHPGSFSTIHANSLNGALEQLSLMVMQTGIGLSRSDTIAYSASVIDVIVQLGRDTNGKRGITQIADTRSLV encoded by the coding sequence ATGAGCGCCGATATCCATCCGTTTGAGACTTCCAGCGATACCAGCAGTTCCGCCGATTCTGATCAGGTGGACAGCCTGATCGCGATGGGCGAACGCAGCGTCTATCTCGACGCCTATCTCGAGCCGTTTAAACGCTGGTTGGACCGCGACACGGTCACAGAGATCATGGTCAATCGACCGGGTGAGGTCTGGATTGAGGACGCATCCGATCCCGGGATGAAACGAATTGAAACGCCGGAGATTGATGATCGCCTCGTGCAACGTCTGGCGGAGCAGGTCGCGCGGGTTTCGCATCAGGGGATCAACCGCGAACATCCTCTGTTGGGTGCGACGCTGCCCGACGGTGCACGTATCCAGTTCTGCGGACCTCCAGCCAGCCGAAAGCATTGGATTATGGCGATCCGGCGTCACAGGCGGCTCGATCTGCCGCTTGATGCCTACGATTCAGGCCCGCTTTCGAGCGAAGCTGAAGTGTCGATGCCCGACCCGCAAATGGAGCCAATCGCTTACTTGCGAAAGGCAATCCGTGCGCGAAAGACTGTTCTGATCTCGGGTGGCACCAGCACGGGTAAGACCACGTTCCTCAACGCGATGCTTGGCGAAATACCGCAGGAGGAGCGCGTGGTTCTGGTCGAGGATACGCCGGAGCTGCGTTTCCCGGGCGAAAACTCGGTCGGCCTTGTCGCGGTAAAAGGCGAATTGGGTGAGGCAAAAGTCACGGCAAACGAGTTGCTACAGGCGGCGTTGAGATTGCGCCCTGATCGCATCGTCCTCGGCGAATTGCGCGGCGCGGAAAGCGTTTCATTCCTTCGAGCGATCAACACCGGCCACCCTGGCAGCTTTTCGACCATTCACGCCAATTCGCTGAATGGCGCGCTCGAGCAATTGTCTTTGATGGTGATGCAGACGGGCATTGGTCTCTCCCGCTCCGACACGATTGCCTATTCCGCCAGCGTAATTGACGTGATTGTCCAGCTGGGCCGCGATACAAACGGCAAACGCGGCATTACACAAATCGCCGATACGCGCTCGCTCGTGTGA
- a CDS encoding RNA degradosome polyphosphate kinase has protein sequence MSSTPIIDRANHPAAPAGTEAPKPVTNAAPEGAYFNRELSWLSFNERVLAEACNEQYPLLERLRFLSISGSNLDEFMMIRVAGLVGQAQRGIAKPAIDGRTPTQQLVAIREKLEMLSAWQQDIWRDLRDRLADTDIHVADERRVNPAAHKWLEEFFLEEILPVITPQALDPAHPFPFVQNEGIGLLFTLTREADQEQIIEMILIPSALPRFVRVPGDHSGQGEAIYISIASLIQRYARNLFPGFAIEGDGMFRVLRDSDIEIEEEAEDLVRTFRSAIQRRRRGQVIQLELEDDFDPKAEAILLEQLGVHEAAVIKTDGMIGIDGLAEIVSEDRPDLKFDAYSPRYPERIREHDGDAFSAIREKDIIIHHPYESFEVVVDFIKRAAEDPDVVAIKQTLYRAGSQSAVISALIDAAERGKSVTAVVELKARFDEEQNLTWATKLERAGVQVIYGFTDWKTHAKIAMVVRREDDGFRTYCHFGTGNYHPITAKVYTDLSFFTADPKLGRDAAKMMNFVTGYVEPGSLDLISIAPLNLREELYHRIDAEIANATAGKPAAIWMKCNQITDQGMIDRLYSASDAGVQVELVVRGICCLRPGVPGMSDNIRVKSIIGRFLEHSRIYAFANGEAMPGTNAAVFISSADLMGRNLDRRVESLIPVLNRTVHDQILQQVLLANMLDTEQSWWLHGDGSYSRVETDGKPFNCHRYFMTNPSLSGRGGALEAGGVPKLSLRKGRSG, from the coding sequence ATGAGCAGCACGCCGATCATCGATAGGGCGAACCATCCGGCGGCTCCAGCGGGCACCGAAGCGCCTAAGCCTGTTACGAATGCTGCCCCCGAAGGTGCATATTTCAATCGCGAACTGTCATGGCTCTCCTTTAACGAACGCGTTTTGGCAGAGGCATGCAACGAGCAGTATCCTTTGCTTGAAAGGCTTCGCTTCCTTTCGATCTCCGGCAGCAATCTTGATGAATTTATGATGATCCGCGTCGCCGGGCTTGTCGGTCAGGCGCAGCGAGGGATTGCCAAACCTGCCATTGATGGCCGGACACCGACCCAGCAGCTCGTCGCGATAAGAGAAAAGCTGGAAATGCTATCAGCGTGGCAGCAGGATATCTGGCGGGACCTACGCGACCGTCTTGCTGACACGGACATTCATGTCGCTGATGAGCGCCGCGTAAACCCTGCTGCTCACAAATGGCTGGAGGAGTTCTTTCTCGAAGAGATATTGCCCGTCATCACACCGCAGGCTCTTGATCCGGCGCATCCATTTCCGTTCGTCCAGAATGAAGGAATTGGCCTGCTCTTTACGCTCACCCGTGAAGCCGATCAGGAGCAGATCATCGAGATGATTTTGATCCCGAGTGCGTTGCCCAGGTTCGTGCGCGTTCCCGGCGATCACAGCGGGCAAGGCGAGGCAATTTACATCTCCATCGCGAGCCTCATTCAACGCTATGCCCGTAACCTGTTCCCCGGCTTCGCTATCGAAGGCGACGGCATGTTCCGCGTGCTGCGCGACAGCGATATCGAGATTGAGGAAGAGGCAGAAGATCTCGTGCGGACATTCCGCAGTGCGATCCAGCGGCGGCGCCGCGGCCAAGTGATTCAGCTTGAGCTGGAGGATGACTTTGATCCGAAGGCGGAGGCAATTCTCCTTGAGCAGCTTGGCGTTCACGAAGCGGCCGTGATCAAAACCGATGGCATGATCGGGATTGATGGATTGGCCGAGATTGTCAGTGAAGATCGTCCAGACCTAAAATTCGATGCCTATTCGCCGCGCTATCCGGAGCGCATACGCGAACACGATGGAGATGCCTTTTCTGCGATCCGCGAGAAGGACATCATCATTCACCACCCTTACGAAAGTTTTGAGGTGGTGGTCGATTTCATCAAGCGAGCGGCAGAAGACCCCGATGTCGTGGCGATTAAACAGACGCTTTATCGCGCTGGCTCTCAGTCGGCGGTGATCAGCGCGCTGATTGATGCTGCCGAACGCGGCAAGTCAGTCACCGCAGTGGTCGAGTTGAAAGCGCGCTTTGATGAAGAGCAGAACCTGACATGGGCGACGAAGCTGGAGCGCGCCGGAGTTCAGGTGATTTACGGTTTCACCGATTGGAAAACGCACGCAAAAATCGCGATGGTTGTGCGGCGTGAGGATGATGGGTTTCGCACGTACTGCCATTTCGGTACTGGCAATTATCATCCGATCACAGCGAAGGTTTACACCGATCTGTCGTTTTTCACGGCAGACCCAAAGCTTGGCCGTGACGCGGCAAAAATGATGAATTTCGTGACCGGATATGTCGAGCCAGGTTCGCTCGATCTGATCTCTATTGCTCCGCTTAATCTACGCGAGGAGCTTTACCACCGGATCGACGCTGAGATCGCCAATGCAACTGCGGGTAAACCGGCTGCGATCTGGATGAAGTGCAACCAGATAACCGATCAGGGCATGATCGACCGGCTCTATTCCGCGAGCGATGCCGGCGTTCAGGTCGAATTGGTTGTGCGGGGCATTTGCTGCTTGCGTCCGGGCGTCCCCGGCATGAGCGACAACATCCGTGTGAAATCCATTATCGGGCGGTTCCTCGAACACAGCCGCATTTATGCCTTTGCCAATGGAGAAGCGATGCCCGGAACCAACGCGGCGGTGTTCATCTCGTCAGCGGACCTTATGGGACGCAACCTCGATCGGCGCGTTGAAAGCCTGATCCCGGTGCTGAACCGCACAGTTCATGATCAGATTTTGCAGCAGGTGCTGCTCGCGAACATGCTCGATACAGAGCAAAGTTGGTGGCTGCATGGCGACGGCAGCTACTCGCGGGTTGAAACCGATGGAAAGCCGTTCAACTGCCACCGGTACTTTATGACGAACCCGTCTTTGTCGGGCCGGGGCGGGGCGCTTGAAGCGGGCGGCGTGCCTAAGCTTTCTCTGCGCAAGGGGCGTAGCGGATGA